One genomic segment of Streptomyces sp. TLI_146 includes these proteins:
- a CDS encoding NADPH-dependent F420 reductase has protein sequence MSVGVVGAGPMGRAAARQFALAGETVRLADRSPELAVRAAAAASAGTRGSVEAHDVAGVLEAELITLAMGTDETLAFVVHHRSALAGKILIDTTNPVEEGGGSALGRTGPSMTELIARAAPQASVVKAFNTTCAATLFAGRVDGAHLDVFVAGDDYSAKIPVIELIDRAGLRGLDAGDLRNAHVLEQMALLCMELIERLGLGLGAGIKLLPDG, from the coding sequence GTGAGTGTCGGGGTGGTCGGCGCGGGGCCGATGGGCCGGGCCGCCGCACGGCAGTTCGCACTCGCGGGCGAGACCGTACGGCTCGCGGACCGCTCCCCTGAGCTGGCGGTACGGGCCGCGGCGGCCGCGAGCGCGGGCACCCGGGGCAGCGTCGAGGCGCACGACGTCGCGGGGGTCCTGGAGGCCGAGCTGATCACGCTGGCGATGGGCACCGACGAGACCCTGGCGTTCGTCGTCCACCACCGCTCGGCGCTCGCCGGGAAGATCCTCATCGACACCACCAACCCGGTGGAGGAGGGCGGCGGCTCGGCGCTCGGCCGCACGGGCCCCAGCATGACCGAGCTGATCGCCCGGGCCGCGCCGCAGGCCTCCGTGGTCAAGGCGTTCAACACCACCTGCGCGGCGACCCTGTTCGCCGGCCGGGTCGACGGCGCCCACCTCGACGTGTTCGTGGCGGGCGACGACTACAGCGCCAAGATCCCGGTCATCGAGCTCATCGACCGGGCGGGGCTGCGCGGCCTCGACGCGGGCGATCTGCGCAACGCGCACGTCCTGGAGCAGATGGCGCTGCTGTGCATGGAACTCATCGAGCGGCTCGGCCTGGGCCTGGGCGCCGGGATCAAGCTCCTGCCCGACGGATGA
- a CDS encoding FAD-binding oxidoreductase: MRSAVQHPPHFHPDQVAGLAAAVRGPVLLPGQDGYAEEGAGFNTLLEHRPALVVGATGAADVAAAVRFAARHGLPVAVQATGHGAARAADGAVLVSTRRMTGLHIDPDRGTARLAAGVLWEQVIHEAAPHGLAPLNGSSPLVGAVSYALGGGLAVMARTFGYAADHIRGVDLVTADGALRQVDAEREPELFWGLCGGKGNFGVVTSMEIGLMPVRRLYGGALTFDGALAPAVLRAWLEWTARVPEEMSSSLALVRFPDDPALPAEVRGRFVTQVRIAFTGAATVGAQLVMPLRELGERVLDTVREMPYTEVASIHGDPTVPYTYHERTMMLGELDRTAAGRILAVAGPGSGCSLGLVELRHLGGALRRPVRHANAVGNRDARYCLLTVAPGGPRPAAQGPDDLLLDHLAPWATGGKYLNFLDSSAGEEHVRAAYTPDAYARLAALKAQYDPGNMFRVNHNIAPAALPSGVSA; the protein is encoded by the coding sequence GTGCGATCCGCCGTCCAGCACCCGCCGCACTTCCACCCCGACCAGGTCGCCGGGCTCGCCGCCGCGGTGCGGGGGCCCGTCCTCCTTCCCGGGCAGGACGGTTACGCCGAGGAGGGCGCGGGCTTCAACACGCTGCTGGAGCACCGCCCCGCGCTGGTCGTGGGCGCGACCGGGGCGGCGGACGTGGCGGCGGCGGTCCGGTTCGCCGCCCGGCACGGGCTGCCGGTCGCGGTCCAGGCGACCGGGCACGGCGCGGCCCGGGCCGCCGACGGCGCGGTGCTCGTCTCCACCCGCCGGATGACCGGGCTGCACATCGACCCGGACCGGGGCACCGCGCGGCTGGCCGCCGGGGTGCTGTGGGAGCAGGTCATCCACGAGGCCGCGCCCCATGGCCTGGCCCCGCTGAACGGGTCGTCGCCGCTGGTCGGAGCCGTCTCGTACGCGCTCGGCGGCGGGCTCGCCGTGATGGCCCGGACCTTCGGGTACGCCGCCGACCACATCCGGGGCGTCGACCTCGTCACCGCCGACGGCGCCCTGCGCCAGGTCGACGCGGAGCGCGAGCCGGAGCTGTTCTGGGGGCTGTGCGGCGGCAAGGGCAACTTCGGGGTCGTCACCTCGATGGAGATCGGCCTGATGCCGGTGCGCCGGCTGTACGGCGGGGCGCTCACCTTCGACGGCGCGCTGGCCCCGGCCGTGCTGCGCGCCTGGCTGGAGTGGACGGCGCGGGTGCCCGAGGAGATGAGCTCCTCGCTGGCCCTGGTCCGCTTCCCCGACGACCCGGCGCTCCCCGCCGAGGTGCGCGGCCGCTTCGTCACCCAGGTGCGGATCGCGTTCACTGGCGCGGCCACCGTGGGGGCGCAACTGGTCATGCCGCTGCGGGAGTTGGGCGAGCGCGTGCTCGACACCGTACGGGAGATGCCGTATACGGAGGTCGCCTCGATCCACGGCGATCCGACCGTGCCGTACACGTACCACGAACGCACCATGATGCTCGGCGAGCTGGACCGGACGGCGGCCGGGCGCATCCTCGCGGTGGCCGGGCCTGGCTCCGGCTGCTCGCTCGGGCTCGTGGAGCTGCGCCACCTCGGCGGGGCGCTGCGCCGCCCGGTGCGGCACGCGAACGCGGTGGGCAACCGGGACGCGCGCTACTGCCTGCTCACCGTCGCCCCCGGCGGGCCGCGCCCGGCCGCCCAGGGGCCGGACGACCTGCTCCTGGACCACCTGGCGCCCTGGGCGACCGGCGGCAAGTACCTCAACTTCCTGGACTCCTCGGCCGGGGAGGAGCATGTGCGCGCCGCCTACACGCCGGACGCGTACGCGCGCCTGGCCGCGCTCAAGGCGCAGTACGACCCGGGGAACATGTTCCGCGTCAACCACAACATCGCGCCCGCCGCGCTCCCGAGCGGGGTGTCGGCGTGA
- a CDS encoding aspartate kinase yields MALSNGGGDPSHAERPDRRGPVVHKYGGSSLATLKQVRAVAQRVAAARRTGRDVVVVVSARGNTTDRLLQLTESVGAPPAGRETDQLLATGESASAALLAMALHRTGVRAVSLVGAQTGILATGAHGRGVIVAVDTEAIGEVLAQGAVAVVAGFQGLTARRDVITLGRGGSDTTAVAVAAELGAAHCEIYTDVDGVFTADPRLLPGASVLPVVDVDVMAEMSFAGARVMHARAVELAALRNVDIHVKHSARPGPGTVIAAREETKAAMLESPTTVTGVVLDADVARVTLRFGAGDADAATDVFAFLARESLSVDMAALSDESTGVNIGITLRTDDVQPLRDYLARRPGPPGRPMESDEGITKLSLVGTGLLSRPDSTARMLRCLKSAAIAPSSVSTSQMRISVTVPDDEAVRAARVLHDEFGLAALNAGSGFTAPVPA; encoded by the coding sequence ATGGCTCTCTCGAACGGCGGAGGTGACCCCTCGCACGCCGAACGCCCCGACCGGCGCGGGCCCGTGGTGCACAAGTACGGCGGGAGCTCGCTCGCCACGCTCAAGCAGGTACGCGCCGTGGCGCAGCGGGTCGCGGCCGCCCGCCGCACCGGCCGCGACGTGGTCGTCGTGGTCTCGGCCCGGGGCAACACCACCGACCGGCTGCTCCAGCTGACGGAGTCCGTCGGGGCACCCCCGGCGGGCCGGGAGACCGACCAACTGCTCGCGACCGGCGAGAGCGCGTCGGCCGCGCTGCTCGCCATGGCCCTGCACCGGACCGGGGTGCGGGCGGTGTCCCTGGTCGGTGCCCAGACCGGCATCCTGGCGACCGGGGCGCACGGCCGGGGCGTGATCGTCGCCGTCGACACCGAGGCCATCGGCGAGGTGCTCGCCCAGGGCGCGGTCGCGGTGGTCGCCGGGTTCCAGGGGCTGACCGCCCGCCGGGACGTGATCACTCTGGGGCGCGGCGGGTCGGACACCACGGCGGTGGCCGTGGCCGCCGAACTCGGCGCCGCCCACTGCGAGATCTACACCGACGTCGACGGCGTGTTCACCGCCGACCCCCGGCTGCTGCCCGGCGCCTCGGTGCTGCCGGTCGTCGACGTCGACGTGATGGCCGAGATGTCGTTCGCCGGCGCCCGGGTCATGCACGCCCGGGCCGTGGAGCTGGCGGCGCTGCGCAACGTCGACATCCACGTCAAGCACTCCGCACGGCCCGGCCCCGGGACCGTGATCGCCGCCAGGGAGGAGACGAAAGCCGCCATGCTCGAATCACCGACGACCGTCACCGGAGTGGTCCTCGACGCGGACGTGGCCCGGGTGACCCTGCGCTTCGGCGCGGGTGACGCGGACGCGGCCACCGACGTCTTCGCCTTCCTCGCCCGCGAGTCCCTCTCCGTCGACATGGCGGCGCTCTCCGACGAGAGCACGGGCGTGAACATCGGCATCACCCTGCGCACCGACGACGTACAGCCGCTGCGCGACTACCTGGCCCGGCGCCCCGGGCCGCCGGGCCGGCCCATGGAGTCCGACGAGGGGATCACCAAGCTCTCCCTGGTCGGTACGGGACTGCTCAGCCGCCCGGACAGCACCGCCCGGATGCTGCGCTGCCTCAAGTCCGCAGCCATCGCGCCCAGTTCCGTCTCCACCTCGCAGATGCGGATCTCGGTGACCGTCCCGGACGACGAGGCGGTCCGGGCCGCCCGGGTCCTGCACGACGAGTTCGGTCTCGCCGCACTCAACGCCGG
- a CDS encoding MFS transporter, producing the protein MRLRLLVLALGNFAMGVDTFIIAPILDPMADDFGVSRTTAGWLITAFALAYAIGGPLLAAATGHRPPRQLLLGALGVFAVGNALTAVAGDYSWAMVGRVVAGAGASMYTANSLAVARAMVPPERAGRAAALVVGGLTAAIVLGLPLGAWLGDQAGWRAALWLVVGLTAVATAGIAATVPQLKGQAATTLRARLAPLGQPRVLVTLIATWLCLSTSWTVYNYIDEVMDKATGGDAGRTSLILLCFGIGAVSGNLLTGRLTDRIGPVRTITVAAPLLVAAATLTPLLSKSLGAGIAMAVAWGVCHWMINVPQQMRLVATAPQSAPLLLGLHQSTIYIGISTGGVAGAAGYSADGASGVGYAALAVGVVALGMLALSLRINRPAAAPATAAPATAPAR; encoded by the coding sequence GTGCGACTGCGACTTCTCGTCCTCGCGCTGGGAAACTTCGCGATGGGCGTCGACACGTTCATCATCGCGCCGATCCTCGACCCCATGGCCGACGACTTCGGCGTCTCCCGCACCACCGCGGGCTGGCTGATCACCGCGTTCGCCCTCGCGTACGCGATCGGCGGACCGCTGCTCGCGGCGGCCACCGGGCACCGGCCGCCCCGCCAGCTGCTGCTGGGCGCCCTGGGCGTCTTCGCGGTCGGCAACGCGCTGACCGCCGTGGCCGGGGACTACTCCTGGGCCATGGTGGGCCGGGTCGTCGCCGGTGCGGGCGCCTCCATGTACACCGCCAACTCTCTCGCCGTGGCACGGGCGATGGTGCCGCCCGAGCGGGCCGGACGGGCGGCGGCCCTGGTGGTGGGCGGGCTGACCGCGGCCATCGTGCTGGGCCTGCCGCTGGGCGCCTGGCTGGGCGACCAGGCGGGCTGGCGTGCGGCGCTGTGGCTGGTGGTGGGGCTGACGGCGGTCGCGACCGCCGGGATCGCGGCGACCGTCCCGCAGCTCAAGGGGCAGGCCGCGACGACCCTGCGGGCCCGGCTCGCGCCGCTGGGCCAGCCGCGCGTTTTGGTCACACTGATCGCCACCTGGCTCTGCCTGAGCACCAGTTGGACCGTCTACAACTACATCGACGAGGTGATGGACAAGGCGACCGGCGGCGACGCGGGCCGCACCTCGCTGATCCTGCTCTGCTTCGGCATCGGGGCGGTGTCGGGCAACCTGCTCACCGGGCGCCTGACCGACCGGATCGGGCCGGTGCGCACCATCACGGTCGCCGCGCCGCTCCTGGTCGCCGCCGCCACCCTCACCCCGCTGCTGTCCAAGTCGCTGGGCGCGGGCATCGCGATGGCGGTCGCGTGGGGCGTGTGCCACTGGATGATCAACGTGCCGCAGCAGATGCGGCTGGTGGCGACCGCGCCGCAGTCCGCCCCGCTCCTGCTCGGCCTGCACCAGAGCACGATCTACATCGGCATCAGCACCGGCGGTGTGGCGGGAGCCGCCGGGTACTCCGCCGACGGCGCCTCGGGCGTCGGCTACGCCGCGCTGGCCGTGGGGGTGGTGGCGCTGGGCATGCTCGCGCTCTCCCTGCGGATCAACCGGCCCGCCGCGGCCCCCGCGACGGCCGCCCCGGCCACGGCTCCGGCGCGGTAG
- a CDS encoding AfsR/SARP family transcriptional regulator, with protein sequence MECAGRKVRLGGFRQQALLATLLLEAEHVVPIERLLEAIWEDTPPASAKGQVRICVSAIRRQFVGAGVGDLIETHPAGYRIRLPSTALDLARFEHLASLGRRAARDKQPEQAVDLFRSALAQWKGPVAAGLESRVLRQAATMLREEQLSVLEECVDLELQMGRHRKVVGELYRQVAENPYREQMCAQLMLALYRSGRQADALRQFRETRTLLSAELGIDPGESLRTLERAILAEDPSLETPARPAPEQPGPAPVGSLIRQPVHRAVKTSWTDHTLAMRTRLTSLQQANLRLQATLKL encoded by the coding sequence GTGGAATGCGCGGGCCGGAAGGTCCGCCTGGGAGGCTTTAGGCAGCAGGCACTGCTCGCGACGCTCTTACTGGAAGCCGAACACGTCGTACCGATCGAACGCCTCCTGGAGGCCATCTGGGAGGACACCCCGCCCGCCTCGGCCAAGGGACAGGTGCGGATCTGCGTCTCGGCGATCCGCCGCCAGTTCGTCGGCGCGGGCGTGGGCGACCTCATCGAGACGCACCCCGCCGGATACCGCATCCGGCTGCCCAGCACCGCGCTCGACCTGGCCCGCTTCGAGCACCTGGCTTCCCTCGGGCGCCGGGCGGCCCGCGACAAGCAGCCGGAGCAGGCGGTGGACCTGTTCCGCTCGGCACTGGCGCAGTGGAAGGGCCCGGTGGCGGCGGGCCTGGAGAGCAGGGTGCTGCGCCAGGCCGCCACCATGCTGCGCGAGGAGCAGCTCTCCGTACTGGAGGAGTGCGTCGACCTGGAGCTCCAGATGGGGCGGCACCGCAAGGTCGTCGGGGAGCTGTACCGGCAGGTCGCCGAGAACCCCTACCGCGAGCAGATGTGCGCCCAGCTGATGCTCGCCCTGTACCGCTCGGGGCGGCAGGCGGACGCGCTGCGGCAGTTCCGCGAGACCCGGACGCTCCTGTCGGCGGAGCTCGGCATCGACCCCGGTGAGTCGCTGCGCACCCTGGAGCGGGCCATCCTCGCCGAGGACCCGTCCCTGGAAACACCCGCCCGGCCCGCCCCGGAGCAGCCGGGCCCGGCCCCCGTCGGCTCGCTGATCCGGCAGCCCGTGCATCGCGCCGTGAAGACGTCCTGGACCGACCACACCCTGGCCATGCGCACCCGGCTGACCAGTTTGCAGCAGGCCAACCTCCGCCTCCAGGCAACGTTGAAACTCTGA